A DNA window from Schistocerca gregaria isolate iqSchGreg1 chromosome 2, iqSchGreg1.2, whole genome shotgun sequence contains the following coding sequences:
- the LOC126325883 gene encoding UPF0488 protein CG14286 yields the protein MPQTRKGHTSKGKNGSKPIHNGNDQIAASAEDNSEQTQQFQLELYWCIRQLEAVLHTDKMTQRQAQDASRALNVLKSKTAPLIKKRQVMRTTFGDYRIKMSEEEKQFNKTKTQLRAAAVAPDKKSHFFKKCSSLSSNTTTNAKEEEMDNCDETKFTETSEDRKKLYEALNGSCFRFNFE from the exons ATGCCTCAGACAAGAAAA GGTCATACTTCCAAGGGTAAAAATGGGTCAAAACCTATCCATAATGGTAATGACCAAATTGCTGCAAGTGCAGAAGATAACAGTGAACAGACACAGCAGTTTCAGTTAGAATTGTACTGGTGTATTCGGCAGTTGGAGGCAGTGCTTCATACAGATAAAATGACTCAAAGGcaag CTCAAGATGCCAGTCGCGCATTGAATGTACTAAAGAGCAAAACTGCACCTTTAATAAAAAAACGCCAAGTTATGAGGACAACATTTGGTGACTACAGAATCAAAATGTCGGAGGAGGAAAAGCAATTTAACAAGA CAAAAACACAGCTGAGAGCGGCTGCTGTAGCACCAGACAAAAAGTCtcattttttcaaaaaatgttcttcATTGTCCAGCAATACAACAACAAATGCTAAAGAAGAAGAGATGGACAACTGTGATGAGACAAAATTTACTGAAACCtcagaagacagaaaaaaattatatgaagCATTAAATGGAAGCTGTTTCAGATTCAACTTTGAATGA